A part of Sebastes umbrosus isolate fSebUmb1 chromosome 21, fSebUmb1.pri, whole genome shotgun sequence genomic DNA contains:
- the LOC119480323 gene encoding trichohyalin-like isoform X1, giving the protein MELASVLSTVSLCDPTLGRDCFLNLYICVFQSLNQELVEAATQQAPSKEMQYLRRALMDVQKQNFEHAAETAALREQMAAKESSWEEEKMRILKALKLERLIREEAQKGLKGQDEHNPDLQVQLLQTPSNQLKDSHQHNTELAAEIAALKQQMAAKESRWELEKNKMLTQVQIYLQNKEQENQKVINSLRQSLLEKLSGTMMVKQTPSNQLKDSHQVTELAAENAALREQMAANESSWKDEKMRILKALRSERLIRKDAQKDLKGQDKQNPDLQVQLLQTPSNQLKDSHQHNTELAAEIAALKQQMAAKESRWELEKNKIRMAQRAIKIQAQKQEVTDSLSQSLFEKQNEIMIVKQTISNQLKDSQQVTELAAENAALREQMAAKESGWELEKNKILIQVQNDLQTKEQEKQEVTDSLSQSLLEKQNEIVMIKQLWTEKCIKACEAWKEENREIRETCERELQSALDQKNLMVKSLQDESDRKVSQVVLEKDDLITRMTTAKMALEAEWTTKLAALEDQTLKNEVRLKEKEMQLLQSEVRLKEKEMQLLQSEVQLKEKEMQLLQSEAKWSTKLAPLEDQIRLQTDTTTDLQAQLLRLQELHQKLDLGALQMTAEEMNAKKKELKKLIVEKEKEEKRQKKEREEREKREKKESEEREKEELKSVKKEKEALEKKEKEDLKREKKERKEKERREK; this is encoded by the exons ATGGAGTTGGCTTCAGTACTTTCAACTGTCTCTTTGTGTGATCCAACGTTAGGACGGGACTGTTTTCTCAACCTTTACATTTGTGTCTTTCAGTCACTTAACCAAGAGCTGGTTGAAGCCGCTACCCAGCAGGCTCCCAGCAAGGAGATGCAGTATCTCAGGAGAGCCCTGATGGACGTCCAGAAACAGAACTTTGAGCACGCCGCTGAAACCGCTGCCCTGAGGGAGCAGATGGCCGCCAAGGAGTCCAGCTgggaagaggagaagatgagGATCCTGAAGGCTCTCAAGTTAGAGAGACTCATCAGGGAAGAAGCCCAGAAGGGCCTCAAAGGACAGGATGAGCACAACCCTGACCTCCAGGTTCAACTCCTCCAGACTCCCAGCAATCAGCTgaaggactctcaccagcacaACACTGAGCTGGCCGCCGAAATCGCTGCCCTGAAGCAGCAGATGGCCGCCAAGGAGTCCCGCTGGGAGCTGGAGAAGAACAAGATGCTGACACAGGTTCAGATCTACCTGCAGAACAAGGAGCAGGAGAATCAGAAGGTGATCAACTCTCTCAGGCAAAGTCTTCTTGAAAAGCTGAGTGGAACGATGATGGTCAAACAGACTCCCAGCAACCAGCTGAAGGACTCCCACCAG GTCACCGAGCTGGCCGCCGAAAACGCTGCCCTGAGGGAGCAGATGGCCGCCAATGAGTCCAGCTGGAAAGACGAGAAGATGAGGATCCTGAAGGCTCTCAGGTCAGAGAGACTCATCAGGAAAGATGCCCAGAAGGACCTCAAAGGACAGGACAAGCAAAACCCTGACCTCCAGGTTCAACTCCTCCAGACTCCCAGCAACCAGCTGAAGGACTCTCATCAGCACAACACTGAGCTGGCCGCCGAAATCGCTGCCCTGAAGCAGCAGATGGCCGCCAAGGAGTCCCGCTGGGAGCTGGAGAAGAACAAGATCCGGATGGCTCAGAGAGCCATCAAGATACAGGCTCAGAAACAGGAGGTGACCGACTCTCTCAGCCAAAGTCTGTTTGAAAAGCAGAATGAGATCATGATAGTCAAACAGACTATCAGCAACCAGCTGAAGGACTCTCAACAGGTCACTGAGCTGGCCGCCGAAAACGCTGCCCTGAGGGAGCAGATGGCCGCCAAAGAGTCCGGTTGGGAGCTGGAGAAGAACAAGATCCTGATACAGGTTCAGAACGACCTGCAGACCAAGGAGCAGGAGAAACAGGAGGTGACCGACTCTCTCAGTCAAAGTCTGCTTGAAAAGCAGAATGAGATTGTGATGATCAAACAGCTCTGGACTGAAAAGTGTATAAAGGCCTGTGAAGCTTGGAAGGAGGAGAACAGGGAGATCAGAGAGACCTGTGAGAGAGAGCTCCAATCTGCACTTGATCAAAAGAATCTGATGGTCAAATCTCTGCAGGACGAGTCGGACAGGAAGGTGAGCCAGGTCGTCCTGGAAAAGGATGATCTGATCACCCGAATGACGACAGCCAAGATGGCTCTGGAGGCCGAGTGGACAACGAAACTCGCCGCTCTGGAAGATCAGACTCTAAAGAACGAGGTCCGgctgaaggagaaggagatgcagctcctccagagcgaGGTCCGgctgaaggagaaggagatgcagctcctccagagcgaGGTCCagctgaaggagaaggagatgcagctcctccagagcgaGGCCAAGTGGTCAACGAAGCTCGCCCCTCTGGAAGATCAGATCCGGCTCCAGACCGACACCACCACAGACCTCCAGGCACAACTCCTCCGCCTCCAGGAGCTCCACCAGAAACTTGACCTGGGAGCACTGCAGATGACCGCGGAGGAGATGAATGCCAAGAAGAAGGAGTTAAAGAAGCTGATtgtggagaaggagaaggaggagaagagacagaagaaagagagggaggaaagagagaagagagagaagaaggagagtgaggaaagagagaaggaggagttgAAAAGTGTGAAGAAGGAAAAGGAGGCTCtggagaaaaaagagaaggaggactTGAAaagggagaagaaggagaggaaggagaaagagaggagagagaagtag
- the LOC119480323 gene encoding trichohyalin-like isoform X4 — protein sequence MELASVLSTVSLCDPTLGRDCFLNLYICVFQSLNQELVEAATQQAPSKEMQYLRRALMDVQKQNFEHAAETAALREQMAAKESSWEEEKMRILKALKLERLIREEAQKGLKGQDEHNPDLQVQLLQTPSNQLKDSHQHNTELAAEIAALKQQMAAKESRWELEKNKMLTQVQIYLQNKEQENQKVINSLRQSLLEKLSGTMMVKQTPSNQLKDSHQVTELAAENAALREQMAANESSWKDEKMRILKALRSERLIRKDAQKDLKGQDKQNPDLQVQLLQTPSNQLKDSHQHNTELAAEIAALKQQMAAKESRWELEKNKIRMAQRAIKIQAQKQEVTDSLSQSLFEKQNEIMIVKQTISNQLKDSQQVTELAAENAALREQMAAKESGWELEKNKILIQVQNDLQTKEQEKQEVTDSLSQSLLEKQNEIVMIKQLWTEKCIKACEAWKEENREIRETCERELQSALDQKNLMVKSLQDESDRKVSQVVLEKDDLITRMTTAKMALEAEWTTKLAALEDQTLKNEVRLKEKEMQLLQSEVQLKEKEMQLLQSEAKWSTKLAPLEDQIRLQTDTTTDLQAQLLRLQELHQKLDLGALQMTAEEMNAKKKELKKLIVEKEKEEKRQKKEREEREKREKKESEEREKEELKSVKKEKEALEKKEKEDLKREKKERKEKERREK from the exons ATGGAGTTGGCTTCAGTACTTTCAACTGTCTCTTTGTGTGATCCAACGTTAGGACGGGACTGTTTTCTCAACCTTTACATTTGTGTCTTTCAGTCACTTAACCAAGAGCTGGTTGAAGCCGCTACCCAGCAGGCTCCCAGCAAGGAGATGCAGTATCTCAGGAGAGCCCTGATGGACGTCCAGAAACAGAACTTTGAGCACGCCGCTGAAACCGCTGCCCTGAGGGAGCAGATGGCCGCCAAGGAGTCCAGCTgggaagaggagaagatgagGATCCTGAAGGCTCTCAAGTTAGAGAGACTCATCAGGGAAGAAGCCCAGAAGGGCCTCAAAGGACAGGATGAGCACAACCCTGACCTCCAGGTTCAACTCCTCCAGACTCCCAGCAATCAGCTgaaggactctcaccagcacaACACTGAGCTGGCCGCCGAAATCGCTGCCCTGAAGCAGCAGATGGCCGCCAAGGAGTCCCGCTGGGAGCTGGAGAAGAACAAGATGCTGACACAGGTTCAGATCTACCTGCAGAACAAGGAGCAGGAGAATCAGAAGGTGATCAACTCTCTCAGGCAAAGTCTTCTTGAAAAGCTGAGTGGAACGATGATGGTCAAACAGACTCCCAGCAACCAGCTGAAGGACTCCCACCAG GTCACCGAGCTGGCCGCCGAAAACGCTGCCCTGAGGGAGCAGATGGCCGCCAATGAGTCCAGCTGGAAAGACGAGAAGATGAGGATCCTGAAGGCTCTCAGGTCAGAGAGACTCATCAGGAAAGATGCCCAGAAGGACCTCAAAGGACAGGACAAGCAAAACCCTGACCTCCAGGTTCAACTCCTCCAGACTCCCAGCAACCAGCTGAAGGACTCTCATCAGCACAACACTGAGCTGGCCGCCGAAATCGCTGCCCTGAAGCAGCAGATGGCCGCCAAGGAGTCCCGCTGGGAGCTGGAGAAGAACAAGATCCGGATGGCTCAGAGAGCCATCAAGATACAGGCTCAGAAACAGGAGGTGACCGACTCTCTCAGCCAAAGTCTGTTTGAAAAGCAGAATGAGATCATGATAGTCAAACAGACTATCAGCAACCAGCTGAAGGACTCTCAACAGGTCACTGAGCTGGCCGCCGAAAACGCTGCCCTGAGGGAGCAGATGGCCGCCAAAGAGTCCGGTTGGGAGCTGGAGAAGAACAAGATCCTGATACAGGTTCAGAACGACCTGCAGACCAAGGAGCAGGAGAAACAGGAGGTGACCGACTCTCTCAGTCAAAGTCTGCTTGAAAAGCAGAATGAGATTGTGATGATCAAACAGCTCTGGACTGAAAAGTGTATAAAGGCCTGTGAAGCTTGGAAGGAGGAGAACAGGGAGATCAGAGAGACCTGTGAGAGAGAGCTCCAATCTGCACTTGATCAAAAGAATCTGATGGTCAAATCTCTGCAGGACGAGTCGGACAGGAAGGTGAGCCAGGTCGTCCTGGAAAAGGATGATCTGATCACCCGAATGACGACAGCCAAGATGGCTCTGGAGGCCGAGTGGACAACGAAACTCGCCGCTCTGGAAGATCAGACTCTAAAGAACGAGGTCCGgctgaaggagaaggagatgcagctcctccagagcgaG GTCCagctgaaggagaaggagatgcagctcctccagagcgaGGCCAAGTGGTCAACGAAGCTCGCCCCTCTGGAAGATCAGATCCGGCTCCAGACCGACACCACCACAGACCTCCAGGCACAACTCCTCCGCCTCCAGGAGCTCCACCAGAAACTTGACCTGGGAGCACTGCAGATGACCGCGGAGGAGATGAATGCCAAGAAGAAGGAGTTAAAGAAGCTGATtgtggagaaggagaaggaggagaagagacagaagaaagagagggaggaaagagagaagagagagaagaaggagagtgaggaaagagagaaggaggagttgAAAAGTGTGAAGAAGGAAAAGGAGGCTCtggagaaaaaagagaaggaggactTGAAaagggagaagaaggagaggaaggagaaagagaggagagagaagtag